From a single Corynebacterium kroppenstedtii DSM 44385 genomic region:
- a CDS encoding thiazole synthase, translating into MTHNATRDDDPTNNTPANADDNRTPDTGHTDPDHWSLADRDLTSRLFLGTGGMTSLDIMEKALVASESNVATVAMRRHQAGKADVFGMLRRHNVHILPNTAGCKTARDAVLTAKMAREALDTDWIKLEVVADDDTLLPDAVELVDAAEQLVNDGFHVLSYTNDDPIVARRLVNAGVDAVMPGGSPIGTGLGILNPHNIEMIVKEAGDIPVVLDAGVGTASEAALAMELGCSAVLVASSVTRSHDPEAMAKAMASGVRAGYWAHQAGRIPKRHHAVASSPLEGRAWADAVI; encoded by the coding sequence ATGACACACAACGCAACTAGGGACGATGATCCTACAAACAACACACCGGCGAACGCCGACGATAACCGAACCCCCGACACGGGCCACACCGACCCCGACCACTGGAGTCTGGCCGATCGGGACCTCACGTCGCGCCTTTTCCTTGGCACGGGCGGAATGACGTCGCTAGATATCATGGAAAAAGCGCTGGTGGCGTCGGAAAGCAATGTGGCAACGGTCGCGATGCGTCGACACCAAGCGGGAAAAGCCGACGTTTTCGGGATGCTTCGCCGGCACAATGTCCACATCCTGCCCAACACGGCCGGCTGCAAAACGGCGCGCGACGCCGTGCTGACCGCGAAAATGGCGCGGGAAGCGCTGGACACGGACTGGATCAAGCTCGAGGTTGTCGCTGATGACGACACTCTTCTGCCCGATGCTGTCGAACTTGTCGACGCCGCGGAACAGCTGGTTAACGACGGATTCCACGTGCTGTCGTACACGAACGACGACCCCATTGTTGCGCGACGGCTGGTGAACGCGGGCGTGGACGCCGTGATGCCCGGTGGGTCTCCGATCGGCACGGGCCTGGGGATTCTCAACCCGCACAACATCGAAATGATTGTGAAAGAAGCCGGCGATATCCCCGTGGTGCTGGACGCCGGGGTGGGGACCGCGTCGGAGGCGGCGCTGGCCATGGAGCTGGGGTGCTCCGCGGTGTTGGTGGCCAGTTCCGTCACGCGCAGTCACGATCCGGAAGCGATGGCGAAGGCGATGGCCAGCGGTGTTCGCGCTGGTTATTGGGCGCATCAGGCGGGGAGGATTCCGAAGCGGCATCACGCGGTGGCGTCCTCGCCGCTGGAGGGGAGGGCGTGGGCCGATGCCGTCATCTAG
- a CDS encoding ATP-binding cassette domain-containing protein: MCAPSGSGMSEEAWALAEDTGAAWVGNDAAAHITLLRSTVEQELAFGMEQMGVPVPDMRARIQDVAGQWGLTTLLQRDPSKLSTGQTRRVAIASALLRNPDNLVLDCPLDGCDMDATRALVQVVDSFPGDVTIFDRTWNHLADLCDVESRYPGGVGLNPVAGAAYDSPVELSKTPDEDSAGGSDAESADFTHSAHAPSPVLMINDLVVERHAFTLGPLSAGIPRGITHIAGPNGTGKTTLLLALADLIEHSGGSQQVVAPPHPLHYGWAPTSMDTSFSAKTVRDEIAIGSTLRNADALIEYCGLEDVGGVHPLDVASSARRIVSVACALARGPEFLFLDEPTVGLDVYGYRTLERIMRGFVAGEIHDVLRAHGGSTLGEPKSVVWTCHNGPYSELSDYRLVL; encoded by the coding sequence GTGTGCGCCCCGAGCGGTTCGGGGATGAGCGAAGAGGCGTGGGCCCTCGCGGAGGACACGGGTGCCGCGTGGGTGGGCAATGATGCGGCAGCCCACATCACGTTGCTGCGGAGCACGGTGGAGCAGGAGCTCGCGTTCGGCATGGAGCAGATGGGTGTGCCCGTGCCGGACATGCGCGCGCGAATCCAGGATGTTGCTGGTCAATGGGGGTTGACGACGCTCCTCCAGCGCGATCCATCCAAATTGTCGACGGGCCAGACGCGCCGGGTGGCCATCGCGTCCGCTCTCTTACGTAATCCTGACAATCTGGTGTTGGACTGCCCGTTGGACGGATGTGACATGGATGCAACGCGCGCTTTGGTGCAGGTCGTGGATAGTTTTCCGGGCGACGTCACCATTTTTGACCGCACGTGGAACCACTTAGCCGACCTCTGCGACGTTGAATCGCGTTATCCCGGGGGTGTCGGGCTGAATCCCGTTGCGGGGGCGGCGTATGACTCGCCGGTCGAGTTGAGCAAGACTCCCGACGAGGACTCCGCTGGCGGCTCCGACGCCGAATCTGCTGACTTCACCCATTCCGCCCATGCTCCTTCGCCTGTTCTGATGATCAACGACCTTGTGGTCGAGCGCCATGCTTTTACGCTCGGCCCCTTGTCGGCGGGAATTCCGCGCGGGATTACTCACATCGCGGGGCCAAACGGTACGGGGAAAACCACGCTTCTCCTCGCCCTGGCGGACTTGATTGAGCACAGTGGCGGGTCGCAGCAGGTTGTCGCCCCACCCCACCCCCTCCACTACGGTTGGGCCCCCACATCAATGGACACCTCGTTCTCTGCGAAAACGGTCAGGGACGAAATCGCGATCGGCTCCACCCTCCGCAACGCGGACGCGCTGATCGAGTATTGCGGGCTTGAAGATGTCGGGGGCGTCCATCCGCTGGACGTAGCGTCGTCGGCAAGAAGAATTGTGTCGGTGGCTTGCGCACTGGCCCGCGGCCCGGAGTTCCTTTTCCTGGACGAGCCCACCGTTGGCCTGGACGTTTACGGGTATCGCACCTTGGAGCGCATCATGCGCGGGTTCGTCGCCGGCGAGATCCATGATGTGCTGCGTGCCCACGGCGGCAGCACATTAGGCGAGCCTAAATCGGTGGTGTGGACGTGCCATAACGGGCCGTATTCCGAGCTTTCGGACTATCGGCTGGTACTCTGA
- a CDS encoding ECF transporter S component has protein sequence MAATWLTLVLMQPDDPWESLADGKGSIIALAGFGVSALIALIGIVPKLPPRSLALLPAALVINIVVGQVIGTMPLPVPLYLDSIGTVLIAALAGPQAGMATGVLSALIWGTFNPTVVPFAADYAMIGLLAGLVPWTKRWVPPIAGVFVGLLSALMAAPVASFIFGGTAGTGTGLLVTAYRGLGFSPMTAVYLQSLTSDPIDKVIVFTLVAAIIAALPLRTIRSFSTKKS, from the coding sequence ATGGCGGCGACGTGGTTGACGCTGGTCCTGATGCAGCCGGACGATCCTTGGGAGTCGCTTGCCGATGGTAAGGGGTCGATCATCGCGCTGGCCGGTTTCGGTGTGAGTGCGCTGATCGCGCTGATCGGGATTGTGCCCAAGCTGCCACCGCGGTCGTTAGCCCTGCTACCTGCGGCGTTGGTCATTAACATCGTGGTTGGGCAGGTGATCGGCACGATGCCGTTGCCGGTTCCTCTATACCTGGACTCCATCGGGACGGTTCTGATCGCCGCCCTTGCAGGTCCGCAGGCGGGCATGGCAACGGGTGTGCTGTCGGCTCTGATCTGGGGAACCTTCAACCCGACCGTGGTCCCCTTCGCGGCGGATTACGCCATGATTGGTTTGCTCGCGGGGCTGGTGCCGTGGACGAAGCGCTGGGTTCCCCCGATTGCCGGCGTGTTCGTCGGTTTGCTGTCCGCGTTGATGGCTGCGCCGGTGGCGTCGTTCATTTTCGGCGGGACGGCTGGTACGGGCACGGGCCTCTTGGTGACGGCGTATCGCGGGCTCGGTTTCAGCCCCATGACGGCGGTTTATCTGCAGTCGCTGACCTCGGACCCGATCGATAAAGTGATCGTGTTTACGCTGGTGGCGGCGATTATTGCGGCTCTTCCACTCCGGACCATCCGCTCATTTTCGACGAAGAAGTCGTAG
- the thiS gene encoding sulfur carrier protein ThiS yields MTDTSSPTISIELNGTSRRVARGVTVRTLVKAVSVDGDNADLTALTDAANNPSTSNDTGTDDDFDGYAIAINDEIVPKSTWQTATISDGDRIELLTAVQGG; encoded by the coding sequence ATGACAGATACCTCCAGTCCAACGATCAGCATCGAACTGAACGGCACATCGCGCCGGGTGGCACGCGGCGTTACTGTCCGGACGCTCGTCAAAGCAGTGTCAGTGGACGGTGATAACGCCGACCTCACCGCTCTCACCGACGCCGCGAATAATCCGTCCACCAGCAACGACACCGGAACCGATGACGATTTCGACGGATACGCCATCGCCATTAATGACGAGATCGTTCCCAAATCCACCTGGCAGACCGCCACTATTAGCGACGGCGATCGCATCGAACTTCTCACCGCTGTTCAAGGAGGCTAG
- the thiO gene encoding glycine oxidase ThiO translates to MSRHITIIGAGLVGLATAFELTELDSECSVSILDPAPLSGASHHAAGMLAPAAEMQYQQDALVPLMRQSALWYPSLVRRVALAAHSDPDDPHVTGFRRDGTYVVAADSADWVHLAETRDFQESFGMEATQVTVRQLRKAEPALSPNLSGAVHIPGDHQIDPRVFGDLIIGALKNRGVEIVKRSAIPLDVNSSDVTIVANGLGASEFFPYLQLRPVWGDVLRLRVPAELDPLVTSVIRGFVRDRPVYVVPRIDGGLVLGATSREDGRDQPLVGGALDLMRDADTICPGIRECTIEEITAGARPGTPDDLPYIGIDDGTGAVVSTGYFRHGILLTALGARVGAALAIAGREGAADPSGSADGQTSAAASYSVADAHESLEERLVKGNELLTRADDDDAPELTLNDILAATDIHRDV, encoded by the coding sequence ATGTCCCGGCACATCACTATTATCGGCGCTGGTCTTGTGGGGCTGGCCACCGCGTTTGAACTGACTGAACTCGATTCGGAGTGCTCGGTATCGATTCTGGACCCGGCTCCGCTTTCAGGGGCGAGCCACCACGCGGCGGGCATGTTAGCCCCGGCCGCAGAGATGCAGTATCAGCAGGATGCGCTGGTCCCCCTCATGCGCCAATCCGCGCTGTGGTACCCGAGCCTTGTTCGACGCGTCGCTCTCGCCGCTCATTCCGACCCCGATGACCCCCACGTGACCGGTTTCCGTCGGGACGGAACCTACGTCGTCGCCGCCGATTCTGCCGATTGGGTGCACCTCGCCGAGACGCGAGATTTCCAGGAATCGTTCGGCATGGAGGCCACCCAGGTGACCGTTCGTCAACTGCGGAAAGCGGAGCCGGCGCTCAGCCCGAACCTGTCCGGTGCCGTGCATATCCCGGGCGATCACCAGATCGATCCACGAGTGTTCGGCGACCTCATTATCGGTGCGCTGAAAAATCGTGGCGTGGAGATCGTCAAGAGATCGGCCATTCCTTTGGACGTTAACTCCAGCGACGTCACTATCGTCGCCAATGGTCTCGGCGCGTCCGAGTTCTTCCCGTACCTGCAGTTGCGCCCGGTGTGGGGTGACGTCCTCCGTTTGCGCGTGCCGGCGGAGCTCGACCCGCTGGTCACGTCGGTCATTCGGGGATTTGTGCGGGATCGGCCGGTCTATGTGGTGCCGCGCATCGATGGCGGTTTGGTGTTGGGGGCCACGAGCCGGGAGGACGGCCGTGATCAGCCGCTGGTGGGTGGCGCGCTGGACCTCATGCGCGACGCCGACACGATTTGCCCGGGGATTCGCGAGTGCACGATTGAGGAGATCACGGCGGGGGCTCGGCCGGGCACGCCGGATGACCTGCCTTATATCGGTATCGACGACGGTACTGGCGCGGTTGTTTCGACGGGCTATTTCCGTCACGGTATTTTGCTGACTGCGCTGGGCGCCCGGGTGGGGGCGGCGCTTGCCATTGCTGGCAGGGAAGGTGCTGCTGATCCGTCCGGTTCCGCGGATGGTCAAACCTCAGCGGCCGCCTCGTATTCAGTGGCCGACGCACACGAATCCTTAGAAGAGCGCTTAGTAAAAGGTAACGAGCTCCTCACCAGGGCGGACGATGACGATGCTCCGGAACTGACCTTGAATGACATTCTGGCAGCTACGGATATTCACCGTGATGTGTAG
- the purT gene encoding formate-dependent phosphoribosylglycinamide formyltransferase, translated as MYTPDAIGTPLSPSATKVMLLGSGELGKEVAIAFQRLGVEVLAVDRYDGAPAHHVAQFHYVIDMTDPDAIKNLVDDVRPDFIVPEIEAIATDGLRDLESDYTVIPTAEATRVTMNREEVRRLAGEDLGLPTSGYAFASTRDEFDDAVDAMGFPCVVKPVMSSSGKGQSVLNGPEDLDEAWDYAMSGARVNQARVIVEQFVDFDYEITLLTVRAVDPSTGKVATWFCEPVGHRQHSGDYVESWQPAPMSDAAAENARSIAARVTNALGGRGVFGVELFVKGDDVYFSEVSPRPHDTGMVTMGTQRLSEFELHARAILGLPVDVTLVSPGASAVIYGGVRGDGVAFSGVKEALAVPETDLRLFGKPEAFPHRRMGVVTATAEDIETARSRATQAASTVHPFVPDAEDGWGDSPRGSEDRGE; from the coding sequence GTGTACACACCAGATGCAATCGGAACACCCTTATCCCCCAGCGCGACCAAGGTCATGTTGCTTGGTTCGGGGGAGTTGGGCAAAGAGGTCGCAATAGCTTTCCAGCGTTTGGGGGTGGAAGTTCTCGCGGTCGATCGGTATGACGGCGCGCCTGCTCATCACGTGGCGCAGTTTCACTATGTCATCGACATGACGGACCCGGATGCCATTAAAAACCTTGTCGACGATGTCCGCCCGGATTTCATTGTGCCGGAGATTGAGGCGATCGCGACGGACGGGTTGCGCGATTTGGAGTCGGATTACACGGTGATTCCCACGGCCGAGGCGACGCGCGTCACGATGAATCGCGAGGAAGTTCGTCGGTTGGCGGGGGAAGATCTTGGCTTGCCGACGAGTGGCTACGCGTTCGCGTCGACCCGCGACGAGTTCGACGACGCCGTGGACGCCATGGGTTTCCCGTGCGTGGTGAAGCCGGTGATGAGCTCCTCTGGCAAGGGGCAGAGCGTGCTCAACGGTCCGGAGGACCTCGACGAGGCGTGGGATTACGCGATGAGCGGCGCCCGCGTGAACCAGGCACGCGTGATCGTCGAGCAGTTCGTTGATTTCGACTATGAGATCACACTATTGACGGTGCGCGCGGTGGACCCCTCGACGGGGAAGGTGGCCACGTGGTTCTGCGAGCCGGTGGGGCATCGTCAGCATTCCGGCGATTATGTGGAGTCCTGGCAGCCTGCGCCGATGAGCGACGCGGCCGCGGAGAACGCGCGGTCCATCGCGGCGCGCGTGACCAACGCCCTGGGCGGGCGCGGTGTATTCGGCGTCGAGCTGTTCGTGAAGGGCGATGATGTGTATTTCTCCGAGGTCAGCCCGCGCCCGCACGATACGGGCATGGTGACGATGGGGACCCAGCGCCTGTCCGAGTTTGAGCTGCACGCCCGGGCGATTTTGGGATTGCCTGTCGACGTCACGCTGGTGTCGCCGGGCGCGTCTGCCGTGATTTACGGCGGTGTGAGGGGTGACGGCGTGGCCTTCTCGGGTGTGAAGGAGGCCTTGGCCGTGCCGGAGACTGACCTGCGTCTCTTTGGCAAGCCGGAGGCTTTTCCTCACCGACGGATGGGCGTTGTGACCGCGACTGCCGAGGATATTGAGACGGCGCGGTCACGGGCGACGCAGGCGGCATCTACGGTGCATCCTTTCGTGCCTGATGCGGAGGATGGCTGGGGCGATAGCCCGCGCGGATCCGAGGACCGGGGGGAGTAG
- a CDS encoding energy-coupling factor transporter transmembrane component T family protein: MTAACLMVSVTVLNAPWASAIGIGVAVVASLIIRNKAATLAAVTIIIPACVSFSLMYGLFGSWSTAAALSLRFAAVVGCGVMFGSLVNPDALMRALQTWLPAPIVYVVGSVVRLIPLATSRMRTIQQIQRSRGVKPQRRKLVIPLVVGLVTDAAQRSRPLSRTGIAQSGRRTVLYPVRDRAWERVVRYGMVALMCVACVWGIAG, from the coding sequence GTGACCGCCGCCTGCCTGATGGTGAGCGTCACCGTGCTCAACGCGCCGTGGGCGTCGGCTATCGGGATAGGCGTTGCCGTGGTGGCGTCGCTAATAATTAGGAATAAGGCAGCAACCCTGGCTGCCGTCACCATCATCATCCCAGCGTGTGTGTCATTTTCGCTGATGTACGGCCTTTTTGGTTCATGGTCGACGGCCGCTGCCCTGAGCCTGCGCTTCGCTGCGGTGGTCGGCTGCGGCGTGATGTTCGGTTCGCTAGTCAACCCGGATGCGCTCATGCGCGCCCTGCAAACGTGGCTGCCGGCGCCGATCGTGTATGTGGTGGGTTCGGTCGTCCGGTTGATCCCCCTGGCGACGTCGCGAATGAGGACCATCCAGCAGATTCAGCGATCGAGGGGTGTGAAACCGCAACGGAGGAAGCTGGTCATTCCGCTGGTCGTGGGGCTGGTGACGGATGCGGCGCAGCGGTCCCGGCCGTTGTCGCGAACGGGGATTGCTCAGTCGGGGCGGCGGACGGTGCTGTACCCGGTCCGCGATCGCGCGTGGGAGCGCGTGGTTCGTTACGGGATGGTTGCGCTGATGTGCGTGGCCTGCGTGTGGGGGATCGCTGGATAG
- a CDS encoding 3-oxoacyl-ACP reductase codes for MTTPSSPNRTSPPLSKQVVLVTGGARGLGRAITEAFLREGARVVVNYFSSETAAHNIEAAHPHRVLAIHGDVRERDDMDAIFTTAREEFGQPISTVVNNALTNFSFNGEARPKADHITYESFQSQFSSAVQGAVNVIQAALPSFEQAHGGRVVNIGTNLFQNPVVPYHDYTAAKAALLSLTRTFSTDLGPMGITVNMISGGLLRTTDASAATPEEVFDSIAATTPLQSVTTPEELADAVLFFASPWARAVTGQNLIVDGGLVKD; via the coding sequence ATGACGACACCCTCATCACCCAACCGAACTAGCCCTCCCCTCTCTAAACAGGTCGTTTTAGTCACCGGCGGTGCTCGGGGACTCGGACGCGCAATTACCGAAGCGTTCCTCCGCGAAGGCGCCCGCGTTGTCGTTAATTATTTTTCCAGCGAAACCGCTGCACACAACATCGAAGCAGCTCACCCCCACCGCGTGCTGGCAATACATGGCGATGTGCGTGAAAGAGATGACATGGACGCCATCTTTACCACAGCGCGCGAAGAATTCGGGCAACCAATAAGCACAGTGGTCAATAATGCGCTCACGAACTTCTCTTTCAACGGGGAAGCCAGGCCAAAAGCTGACCACATCACCTACGAGTCATTCCAATCACAATTTTCGAGTGCAGTCCAGGGAGCAGTTAATGTCATCCAAGCTGCGCTACCCAGTTTCGAGCAGGCCCACGGTGGTCGCGTCGTTAATATAGGAACTAATCTTTTCCAGAACCCCGTCGTGCCCTATCACGATTACACAGCCGCCAAGGCTGCCCTACTGTCACTTACCCGGACATTCTCAACCGACCTCGGCCCTATGGGGATTACTGTCAACATGATTAGTGGCGGGCTTTTGCGCACTACCGATGCCAGCGCGGCAACACCCGAGGAAGTCTTCGACTCAATCGCAGCAACAACACCGCTACAGTCCGTAACAACCCCGGAGGAGCTTGCCGACGCCGTACTCTTCTTCGCCTCACCGTGGGCGCGGGCAGTCACGGGCCAAAACCTCATCGTCGACGGCGGACTCGTCAAAGACTAA
- a CDS encoding ThiF family adenylyltransferase, producing the protein MPSSSTDAAGSGAGLPPLIPDERLAPLPHNERVRTARHLALFDEAVQQRFAAARMCVIGAGGLGSPLLYALAAAGVGTNGHITVCDDDVVDFTNLQRQTLFGVDDVGRPKADVARERMHALNPSMRIRTEGRFGPDNAEQLCHEHDLLIDGSDNFATRFVAADAAEMTETPLVWGAVLRYEGQVSVFWAPHGPGLRDLFDGPPTKPVLTCAEAGVLGATTAVIGNLMATEALKIMGSIGEPLVGRVLTYNATSATTRTLRLRRDPSREPATTIRDTAALSNAEAVCEVGCEASAGNPLVEGSSEGELRNRRDQPQDHTHESGDLAPSDLPGFLADENHVLLDVREDHERLIERITLDGDVESGGTAPADANPRDIHVPLGVVKADAASVRIPKSATAVAVYCARGARSQQVADILRETLSIPVYSLAGGITAMKTVAK; encoded by the coding sequence ATGCCGTCATCTAGCACGGACGCAGCTGGCTCCGGTGCCGGGTTGCCCCCACTGATTCCCGACGAACGACTCGCGCCTCTCCCGCACAATGAACGCGTCCGTACCGCGCGTCACCTGGCCCTTTTCGATGAAGCCGTCCAGCAGCGCTTCGCCGCCGCGCGGATGTGCGTGATCGGCGCGGGTGGATTGGGTTCGCCGCTGCTGTACGCGCTGGCCGCGGCGGGCGTCGGTACGAATGGACATATCACGGTCTGCGATGATGACGTCGTTGACTTTACTAATCTCCAGCGGCAAACACTTTTCGGTGTCGACGACGTTGGACGCCCGAAAGCCGACGTCGCCCGCGAACGCATGCACGCGCTCAACCCCTCCATGAGAATTCGCACGGAGGGGCGGTTCGGCCCCGATAATGCGGAGCAGTTGTGCCACGAGCACGACCTCCTGATCGACGGCAGCGACAACTTTGCCACCCGGTTCGTGGCGGCCGACGCTGCGGAAATGACGGAAACGCCGCTGGTCTGGGGTGCTGTTCTGCGCTATGAGGGGCAGGTCTCGGTGTTCTGGGCTCCTCACGGACCTGGGCTTCGCGATCTTTTCGACGGGCCGCCGACGAAACCAGTGCTGACCTGTGCAGAAGCAGGCGTTTTGGGTGCGACGACGGCCGTGATCGGCAATCTCATGGCTACCGAGGCGCTGAAGATTATGGGCAGTATCGGTGAGCCCCTCGTGGGGCGGGTTCTGACGTATAACGCCACGTCAGCGACGACGCGCACGCTCCGGTTGCGTCGTGACCCGTCGCGTGAACCGGCGACGACGATTCGTGACACGGCTGCACTCTCCAACGCGGAAGCAGTGTGTGAAGTGGGATGCGAAGCGTCAGCCGGAAACCCCTTGGTAGAAGGCTCGTCAGAAGGGGAGCTTCGGAACCGTCGTGACCAACCTCAGGATCACACGCACGAATCTGGAGATCTTGCGCCGTCGGATCTACCTGGTTTTCTTGCCGACGAGAACCACGTGCTCCTGGATGTCCGCGAAGATCACGAGCGTTTAATTGAGCGCATCACGTTGGATGGGGACGTCGAATCGGGTGGCACTGCGCCTGCGGATGCCAACCCGCGCGATATTCATGTTCCCTTGGGCGTGGTGAAAGCCGATGCGGCGTCGGTACGTATTCCTAAATCAGCGACGGCGGTGGCCGTGTACTGCGCCCGTGGAGCACGTAGTCAGCAAGTGGCCGACATTTTGCGGGAGACGCTGAGTATTCCGGTGTATTCGCTGGCCGGAGGGATCACCGCGATGAAAACGGTAGCGAAATAG
- a CDS encoding alpha-amylase family protein encodes MDTLDYALWWQIYPLGACGTDMFSPQSDGPSDGETLDDESSGGSTPDAPTPDDASSAPPSERGVDKPGKLRRLEAWLDYAIELGCSGILLGPIFESTAHGYDTTNHLRIDPRLGSLDDFDHLMGECSKRGLKVMLDGVFNHVGTHHPLVAESIERARAGVEKTPVKTHTHDGEIVSVPWEGNLDLAELDHSDPRVADMVVEIMEYWLDRGITGWRLDAAYSVPTEFWRTVIDRVRTHYPDAVFLGEIIHGEEQGGYIEFAAQSHMDSITQYEVWQAIWSSIKNANMWELDHALGRHQIFVEQGAAVANNQPDKRPILPLTFIGNHDVSRIASVVGDNGAVLAAVAQLTLPGMPSIYYGDEQGFRGEKQDGLYADADIRPPLPDSPADLLPTGEWLHEIYQRLIGIRRDHPWIARGELVVENVEDHTITFAVTGQPEGDQASEHQTLRTMISRDPDRAVVTVDDEQVFYWEQQ; translated from the coding sequence ATGGACACGCTTGATTACGCGCTATGGTGGCAGATCTACCCCCTCGGAGCGTGCGGAACGGACATGTTCAGCCCCCAATCCGATGGACCATCCGACGGCGAAACGCTGGACGACGAATCTTCCGGCGGCTCAACGCCCGACGCACCGACGCCCGACGACGCATCATCCGCACCACCCTCCGAGCGTGGCGTCGATAAGCCTGGAAAATTGCGCCGACTAGAAGCCTGGCTGGATTATGCCATTGAGCTGGGCTGTTCTGGGATTTTGCTCGGCCCGATTTTTGAGTCGACGGCGCACGGGTATGACACCACGAATCACTTGCGGATCGACCCGCGGTTAGGGTCGCTGGACGATTTTGATCACCTAATGGGGGAGTGCTCGAAGCGTGGCCTCAAGGTGATGCTGGACGGGGTGTTTAACCACGTCGGGACGCACCATCCGCTGGTGGCCGAGTCGATTGAGCGGGCGCGTGCAGGGGTGGAGAAGACCCCGGTGAAGACGCACACACACGACGGGGAGATCGTGTCGGTCCCGTGGGAGGGGAACCTCGACCTGGCTGAGCTGGACCATTCCGACCCGCGCGTCGCCGACATGGTCGTGGAGATCATGGAGTATTGGCTGGATCGCGGGATCACCGGATGGCGGCTCGATGCCGCGTACTCCGTGCCGACCGAATTTTGGCGGACCGTTATCGACCGCGTGCGCACCCACTATCCGGATGCGGTGTTCCTGGGCGAAATTATCCACGGCGAGGAACAGGGCGGGTACATCGAGTTCGCCGCTCAGTCTCACATGGACTCGATCACACAATATGAGGTGTGGCAGGCCATCTGGAGCAGCATTAAAAACGCGAACATGTGGGAGCTGGACCACGCGCTCGGTCGGCACCAAATCTTCGTGGAGCAGGGCGCGGCCGTCGCCAATAATCAGCCCGATAAGCGGCCGATCCTTCCGTTGACGTTCATTGGCAATCACGATGTGTCGCGCATTGCTTCGGTGGTGGGGGATAACGGCGCGGTGCTCGCTGCCGTCGCGCAGTTGACGCTCCCCGGTATGCCGAGCATTTATTACGGCGATGAACAGGGGTTTCGGGGTGAAAAGCAGGATGGCTTGTATGCCGACGCCGACATTCGACCGCCACTGCCGGATTCCCCAGCAGATTTATTGCCGACGGGGGAATGGCTGCATGAGATTTATCAACGTCTCATTGGGATTCGTAGGGACCATCCGTGGATCGCGCGTGGCGAACTTGTTGTAGAAAACGTTGAAGATCACACGATCACGTTTGCTGTGACGGGGCAGCCGGAGGGCGATCAGGCGTCGGAGCATCAGACGTTGCGGACGATGATTAGTCGGGATCCGGACCGTGCAGTGGTGACCGTCGATGACGAGCAGGTTTTTTATTGGGAGCAGCAGTAG